TCAATAAACAATGAATCACCATCtgacaatcaatcaatcagtcatttTGTATCCTGCAGCTTCGTTATCGGTCACAACTCATCAATCCAGCAAACCAGCTCAAGTGATCACTATACTGATCAGCCGTGTCTTTACCTTGTTGGTAACCAGAGAAAGACCAAAGACTCTCAGACGGCAGTGAGTCGCCACGACGACCTCAGGAGCCGTACTCAtacctgtaaacacacaacGCCTCGGGTTACTGAAACAGGTCACAACAGTCCTGATAATACTGATGATAATGATGTGAATAACACTAATGTTACTGTTAGTGCAGCAACCACCGcgcacattttcacatttgccTATAAAACAATTGGAGCGGAaattcgaaaaaaaaaaaaatgtcgaaATATCTCAAAGAAGAAAATCGGTAGTCGATGGCAATGaacattaatttgcattttcttttggccattttctcaaaattcaCCAGATTCGAACAATTTATTGACCTcatacaaatttaaacaaacataacCCAAACAAAAGCCAAATCTGCATATGCATCTGTTTATGTCAGTGAAAACATTGTATATTTATCTGTAACCCATATTAAGAATGAAGATCGCATCTTTCAAgttatttttctcctcctaTTCAATGCTATTCAGAAGGGACAGAAATATTATCAAAGAGGGTATTCAATGTGACCTcaacctgaaaataaaaaaacccacctGTTGAAAGAGGATGAAGCTCacatggaggaaaaataaaCGAACCAAAACTTTGTATCCTGTGATTAATCTCAGAAATGTCCACACtcagcaaggctggattaccaacctGGGAAACGTGGGCAAACGCCACGGGCTCCCTGTGTGTCAGcttgtttttggtcatttgattaaatgtaacTGTCACCGCTAATGTACAATATCAACATAAAAATGTCCTACATTAGTACCTGATGTGCTCTGATTTGTAGAGTGCACGGCGAAGGGCTTTCAACTTCAATTAATTTAGGTCTCATTGTTCCCAAACGGTGCATTTTTCTAAACAAAGTTATGCATAATCAAATTGTCTCCAACTAAACGACACATAGAAAACCTTGTGTCTGTGTCAAAGAAGGCGCTTTGTCGCTTCCCGTGTGTGTTATTCGGAGGGGATGGTACCTGGTCAAGACTGGGCTTTCGGGGTCTCAAGTATCTTTCTGAGAAGATCAGTAACAGGTAAGCAGCAAGAGTCATCTAGACAGTTTGGTTAAAATTGGGCTTAGATAATGgataataatagataatagatGATTTTTAGTTTATTTCCTGGCTGTaatgaacactgcagcctctAGGGGACACTAGCAGGACTTTACACTGTTAGgctggtttctgtgtgtgtgtgtgtgtgtgtgtgtgtgacgtacCGACAGCATCAACCCCAAGTTGATGCAGCAGTCTGGCCTCAGCAATGGTTTCAAAGGTTGGCCCTCCCACCATGGCGTACACGCCTTCCTGCATGAGGCTGGCCACGCCCAGCTGCTTGGCGATCTCCATCGCTAGGCAACGGAGACCTTTGTCATAGCAACCTGACATGGCCGGGAAACGAGGTCCGAACCtgtaaacaacaaacaacatacaacacGATCAATAACTGAAACGAAACTGTCAACCGCAATAAAATGGCAGTATCAACACtttgttgccatgacaactgAGTTAAAACACAAGCGTGTGTCATCACAATATGATCGCAATAGTCACACAAGAATAAATAAGATAAAGACACGTGACagtgatgaaaacacaaacaacacatgTGTAGACAGTGTCTGTCTTACTTGTCGTCGTTGGGTCCACTCAGCGGGTTCAGACCGACCAGTCCGGGGAAGTTGATGTGGTCTTTGATGATCATGATGTCACCAGGCTGGAGGTCGTCGGCCAGTGATCCGGCCGCGTTGGTCACAATCAGAGTTTCCACCCCCAACAGCTTGAAGACCCGAACGGGAAATGTggtctgacagacagacagacagacagacaggaacgAATCTCGTCATGACCTTGGTAGTCATTTGCCTCTTTAACAGCAGAAGCTCCCTGTAAAGGTTTTTTTCAGGCACTTTGTTCCTTGAGTTGAAGCTCTCAGGCCACGTCGCCTTACATCTACGTGATCTTCCAATCAAATTACTTCACTGTAAATGCTGAAGAGTGAGCTGTTTTTACCCTGAGTGCA
This genomic interval from Xiphias gladius isolate SHS-SW01 ecotype Sanya breed wild chromosome 21, ASM1685928v1, whole genome shotgun sequence contains the following:
- the pnp4a gene encoding purine nucleoside phosphorylase 4a, translating into MHSREEISHDEYQKTADWLMSQTKHRPQVAIICGSGLGMLADTLKCQDSFAYSDIPGFPQSTVQGHAGRLVFGELKGKTCVCMQGRFHMYEGHSLCKTTFPVRVFKLLGVETLIVTNAAGSLADDLQPGDIMIIKDHINFPGLVGLNPLSGPNDDKFGPRFPAMSGCYDKGLRCLAMEIAKQLGVASLMQEGVYAMVGGPTFETIAEARLLHQLGVDAVGMSTAPEVVVATHCRLRVFGLSLVTNKVVKSYEDSDSVNHEGVLEVGRLRSHTVQQLVTELISRMEINNNTNDAV